From a region of the Apibacter sp. B3706 genome:
- a CDS encoding adenylosuccinate synthase, with protein sequence MSTYVVVGLQWGDEGKGKITDVLAEKSDYVVRYQGGNNAGHTVYVGEDKFVLHLLPSGVLQCKGKCIIGNGVVVNPEAFFNEIEQIEKRGLNTDHVFISSRAHIIMPYHILLDTYREEFAGSSQIGTTKRGIGPCYEDKISRTGIRAIDLLNPEVLKTKIKENLNVKNVLFEKLFNKEPLKFDDIYTKYLEFGEKLKNRIIDSEYEINHAIKEDKNVLFEGAQALMLDIDFGTYPYVTSSSPTTGGTTVGAGVPPTSLKNLIGVSKAYCTRVGNGAFPTELENETGELIRKIGNEYGASTGRPRRCGWLDLVALRYSCMINGITHLVITKLDVLSDFDKIKVGTAYKTPEGTITDIFPSTIEELANYEVIYQDLDGWKEDISKVTSYEELPILAKKYLEFIENFLGVKIYLVSVGPERSQNIIKSNLK encoded by the coding sequence ATGTCAACATATGTTGTTGTCGGCTTACAATGGGGCGACGAAGGAAAAGGAAAAATTACAGACGTTTTAGCGGAAAAATCAGATTATGTAGTACGCTATCAAGGAGGAAATAATGCAGGACATACAGTATACGTAGGAGAAGATAAATTTGTATTACATCTTTTGCCTTCCGGAGTTCTTCAATGTAAAGGAAAATGTATCATAGGAAATGGGGTGGTAGTAAATCCTGAAGCTTTTTTCAATGAAATAGAACAAATTGAAAAAAGAGGTTTAAATACCGATCATGTTTTTATCAGCAGCAGGGCTCATATCATTATGCCGTATCATATTTTACTTGATACCTATAGAGAAGAATTTGCAGGAAGTTCTCAAATTGGAACAACCAAAAGAGGGATAGGACCTTGTTATGAAGATAAAATTTCAAGAACAGGAATCAGAGCCATTGATTTATTAAATCCTGAAGTTTTAAAAACTAAAATAAAGGAAAATCTTAACGTCAAAAATGTTTTATTTGAAAAGCTGTTTAACAAAGAACCATTAAAATTTGATGATATTTACACAAAATATCTTGAATTTGGAGAAAAACTTAAAAATCGCATTATAGATTCAGAATACGAAATAAATCATGCGATAAAAGAAGATAAAAATGTTCTGTTTGAAGGTGCTCAGGCACTTATGTTAGATATAGATTTCGGAACCTATCCTTATGTAACTTCATCGTCTCCCACTACCGGAGGCACAACCGTAGGAGCTGGGGTTCCACCAACCAGTTTAAAAAATTTAATAGGAGTATCCAAAGCATATTGTACACGGGTTGGTAACGGGGCTTTTCCCACTGAATTGGAAAACGAAACAGGAGAACTTATACGTAAAATTGGTAATGAATATGGGGCATCAACCGGTCGTCCGCGTCGTTGTGGTTGGTTAGACTTAGTAGCCTTACGCTATTCATGCATGATTAATGGGATTACACATTTAGTAATAACCAAATTGGATGTATTAAGTGATTTTGATAAAATTAAAGTGGGAACCGCCTATAAAACGCCTGAAGGTACTATAACAGATATTTTCCCGTCTACTATTGAAGAATTAGCAAACTATGAAGTTATTTACCAAGATTTAGACGGTTGGAAAGAAGATATTTCAAAAGTTACCTCTTATGAAGAATTACCTATTTTAGCTAAAAAATATTTAGAATTTATTGAAAATTTTCTTGGAGTTAAAATATATTTAGTTTCTGTAGGTCCTGAAAGATCGCAAAATATAATTAAATCTAATTTAAAATAA